One Brassica napus cultivar Da-Ae chromosome C4, Da-Ae, whole genome shotgun sequence genomic region harbors:
- the LOC125585557 gene encoding glutamate receptor 2.8-like, translated as MMMTTTKTRNTFLSHFVLFLSCFVLMEVGLGRSPTSEIKVGVALDLKTTFSKICLTSLNMSLSDFYEDHPNYRTRLALHVRDSTEDVVQASAAALDLIKNEQVSAIIGPRSSMQAEFMIRMANKSQVPIITFSATSPLLTSIKSPYFVRATLDDSCQVEAIAAVVNSFGWRSVVAIYVDNELGKGIMHSLSDALQDVEVHRSVISTEASDDQILKELYKLKTRQTRVFVIHMASRLGFRVLQKARKIGMLEEEYVWLLSNGMTNMMRHNGRSLETMQGVLGVRNHVPKSKELEDFRLRWKRKFQKENPLMRDDVELNVFALWAYDSITALAIAVEKSNTKNLRYDNVSALSNNTTDLGTLGVSRYGPSLLEALSAIEFKGLAGEFKLLNRQLVASTFDIINVVGNEERIIGTWTPRDGLMNANLKKTTSLSKERLGPVVWPGSSYGVPKGWEVPTDGKKIKVGVPVKQGFFNFVEVTTNPITNVTTAKGYAIDIFEAALKKLPYSVIPRYYRIESPEDNYNYLVHQVYDGMLDAVVGDITITANRSSYVDFTLPYTESGVSMLVPLRDNENKNTWVFLKPWSLDLWITTGCFFVLIGFIVWLFEHRVNSDFRGPPHHQIGTSFWFSFSTMVFAHREKVVSNLARFVVIVWCFVVLVLTQSYTANLTSFLTVQRLEPRATNVKDLIRNGESVGFQHGAFVKDTLKGLGFPESQLKAFGSAEECDELLSNGTSKGGIAAAFDEVAYLKAILSKYCSKYAIVEPSFKTAGFGFAFPRNSPMTGDVSRAILNLTQGEEMVGIENKWFNRLSFASECPDPKTALSSNRLSLSSFWGLFLIAGIASFLAFLIFVGHFLYEHRHTLCDNTEGSLWRKLTSLFRTFDAKDIKSHTFKNSAVHNVSLPVTQCTPSPSTVQMRPWPRSMSLNREFELRRASFFMSEERLTTQPEHNKHGASDIESRAER; from the exons ATGATGATGACTACTACAAAAACTCGTAACACCTTTCTGAGTCACTTTGTCTTGTTCCTTTCGTGTTTTGTGTTGATGGAAGTTGGTTTAGGACGAAGCCCGACAAGTGAAATTAAAGTAGGAGTAGCTCTTGATCTCAAAACAACATTTTCCAAGATCTGTCTCACTTCACTTAATATGTCGTTGTCCGATTTCTATGAAGATCATCCTAATTACCGTACAAGACTTGCGCTTCACGTCAGAGATTCCACGGAAGATGTTGTCCAGGCTTCAGCTGCAG CCTTGGACCTAATCAAGAATGAGCAAGTGAGCGCCATCATAGGACCAAGAAGCTCTATGCAAGCTGAATTCATGATAAGAATGGCCAACAAATCTCAAGTACCGATCATCACATTCTCAGCAACAAGCCCTCTTTTAACGTCCATCAAGAGCCCTTACTTTGTCCGTGCCACTCTCGACGACTCGTGCCAGGTGGAAGCCATTGCGGCCGTTGTTAACTCCTTTGGGTGGAGAAGCGTCGTGGCCATTTATGTGGACAACGAGTTAGGTAAAGGAATTATGCATTCTTTGTCAGACGCTTTACAAGACGTGGAAGTCCACAGAAGTGTGATCTCTACGGAGGCTAGCGATGATCAGATTCTAAAGGAGCTTTATAAGCTTAAGACAAGACAGACAAGGGTATTCGTTATCCACATGGCCTCAAGACTCGGGTTCCGGGTTTTGCAGAAAGCTAGGAAGATCGGGATGTTGGAGGAAGAGTATGTCTGGTTACTATCAAATGGAATGACGAATATGATGAGACATAATGGTCGTAGCTTAGAGACTATGCAAGGTGTGCTAGGTGTGAGGAATCATGTCCCTAAATCGAAAGAGCTTGAAGATTTTCGTTTGAGATGGAAAAGAAAGTTCCAGAAGGAGAACCCGTTGATGAGGGATGATGTAGAGCTGAATGTTTTCGCATTATGGGCGTATGATTCCATCACTGCATTGGCCATAGCCGTGGAGAAAAGCAACACAAAGAACTTAAGGTATGATAACGTTAGCGCTTTATCAAATAACACTACAGATCTTGGGACCTTAGGGGTCTCTCGCTACGGTCCAAGTCTTCTGGAGGCTCTCTCGGCTATAGAATTCAAGGGTCTAGCAGGAGAGTTTAAACTCCTTAACAGGCAGCTCGTGGCATCAActtttgatatcatcaatgttGTTGGAAACGAAGAGAGGATAATCGGAACATGGACACCAAGAGACGGACTTATGAATGcaaatttaaagaaaactaCGTCGTTAtcaaaggaaaggttggggccGGTGGTATGGCCCGGGAGTTCGTATGGTGTTCCAAAAGGTTGGGAGGTACCAACGGACGGTAAGAAAATTAAAGTAGGCGTTCCCGTAAAGCAAGGCTTCTTCAATTTTGTGGAGGTCACGACAAATCCGATCACTAACGTAACAACCGCAAAGGGTTACGCGATAGACATCTTCGAAGCTGCTCTTAAGAAGTTGCCATATTCAGTCATTCCTCGTTACTACCGTATCGAGTCTCCAGAAGATAACTACAATTATTTGGTCCACCAAGTCTATGACGGg ATGTTGGATGCAGTTGTTGGAGATATAACCATAACAGCAAACAGGTCATCGTATGTTGATTTCACATTACCTTACACCGAGTCTGGAGTATCTATGTTGGTGCCGCTCAGGGACAACGAAAACAAGAACACATGGGTGTTCCTTAAACCTTGGAGCTTAGACCTATGGATCACCACCGGTTGCTTTTTCGTCCTCATCGGTTTTATTGTGTGGCTGTTCGAACACAGAGTCAACTCCGACTTCCGTGGACCGCCTCACCACCAGATTGGCACCAGTTTCTGGTTCTCTTTCTCCACTATGGTCTTCGCTCACC GCGAGAAGGTGGTGAGCAATTTAGCAAGGTTTGTGGTGATCGTCTGGTGTTTTGTGGTGCTTGTGCTCACTCAGAGCTACACAGCGAATCTCACCTCTTTCCTAACGGTACAACGTTTAGAACCAAGAGCTACAAATGTGAAAGACCTCATCAGAAATGGGGAGTCTGTAGGGTTTCAACATGGCGCTTTTGTTAAAGATACTCTAAAAGGTCTAGGATTCCCCGAATCACAGCTCAAGGCTTTTGGTTCTGCTGAAGAATGCGACGAGCTTTTGTCCAATGGGACATCGAAAGGCGGTATAGCAGCAGCTTTCGACGAAGTTGCCTACCTTAAGGCTATCCTTTCTAAGTACTGCTCCAAATATGCAATAGTTGAACCTTCCTTCAAGACTGCTGGTTTTGGGTTT GCATTCCCAAGGAACTCGCCTATGACAGGAGATGTATCAAGGGCTATTTTGAATTTGACTCAAGGTGAAGAAATGGTAGGCATCGAGAACAAATGGTTCAACCGTCTCAGCTTCGCTAGTGAATGTCCTGATCCAAAGACAGCTCTTTCATCTAACCGTCTCAGCCTCAGTAGCTTCTGGGGTCTATTTCTAATAGCAGGCATTGCTTCATTCCTGGCATTTCTCATCTTTGTAGGCCACTTCTTGTACGAGCATAGGCACACGCTCTGCGATAATACCGAAGGTTCCTTGTGGAGAAAGCTAACGTCTTTGTTCAGAACCTTTGATGCGAAAGACATAAAGTCTCATACTTTCAAGAACAGTGCCGTTCATAATGTGAGTTTACCTGTTACTCAGTGTACTCCGAGCCCTTCAACTGTGCAGATGAGACCATGGCCACGAAGTATGTCATTAAACAGGGAATTTGAGCTAAGACGAGCTTCTTTTTTCATGAGCGAAGAACGTCTCACCACGCAACCGGAACATAATAAACATGGAGCATCTGATATTGAATCTAGAGCTGAACGATAG